Proteins encoded within one genomic window of Sebastes fasciatus isolate fSebFas1 chromosome 18, fSebFas1.pri, whole genome shotgun sequence:
- the myct1a gene encoding myc target protein 1 homolog yields the protein MAENNTNLFLEILQSFDAVPLIIAFCVSMAVGLVLGALVYVILTWMSRRRVGSASITRRPPRHSRTSPRNRPGFNRNSSYDRRSNNSLVSAAFSFHRQTSSPDHLDPLGHKSSFRASTFHPLLQCSQIAREAEEGSQTTLPRTPTLTTSTGSAQTAAQPAATPPRPESFWGNNGLRGFHATQTPPPAYESIIRAYQETCT from the exons ATGGCCGAGAACAACACAAATCTCTTTCTGGAAATACTTCAGTCTTTTGATGCTG TCCCTCTGATCATAGCTTTCTGTGTGTCCATGGCGGTGGGCCTGGTCTTGGGGGCCCTGGTTTACGTGATCTTGACCTGGATGTCCCGACGCAGAGTAGGCTCCGCCAGCATCACCCGCCGTCCTCCTCGCCACTCACGCACATCTCCTCGTAACCGCCCGGGCTTTAACCGCAACAGCAGCTACGACCGGCGCAGCAACAACAGTTTGGTCAGCGCCGCTTTCAGCTTCCACCGCCAGACTTCCTCCCCGGATCACCTCGACCCGCTGGGGCACAAATCCAGCTTCAGGGCCTCCACCTTCCACCCGCTCCTCCAGTGCAGCCAGATTGCGAGGGAGGCGGAGGAGGGGAGCCAGACCACGCTGCCTCGTACGCCGACTCTGACCACGTCGACTGGATCAGCTCAAACAGCAGCTCAGCCGGCTGCCACGCCACCCAGACCTGAGTCATTTTGGGGGAACAATGGCCTGAGGGGTTTCCATGCTACACAGACCCCACCTCCAGCTTATGAGAGCATTATTAGGGCATATCAGGAAACATGCACCTGA
- the serac1 gene encoding protein SERAC1, giving the protein MSGAALRLIHCRRLSTAGSPGVRKVLQWKDLRKIAKVTGAVVSGGCLFITYEVVALDKAVTIDTSAILQEKYKSYIYLRATPFDEKENLTAGLTHKARRELHKAARRFLEISSRVLLRSIDEHFSHGDADPHEVALWVLLKRTLSANKAIRLQAIQELAENHHWHDYQYQTAAQVIDQRTAVGLARTPQVDLRFFLRSPALPDLEDGLSAEDGLRQLLASLPQSEVDQCVQYFTSLALRESTQSLAAQRGGLWCFGGNGLPYAQSLTSVPSEKVESFCLQALVQHSKVRSHCDHIVASGGLQLLQRVYQLRRDSLKIQRNIVRIIGNLALNESVHQALSQSGWISVLAEMMQSPHVMQASHAARALANLDRETVKEKYQDGVYILHPQTRDNQPIKADVLFIHGILGAAFKTWRQKDRDVLEEEKEAESQDNYTECWPKSWLAADCPNLRVLTVEYDSHLSDWMAKCPVENQRMSLAYRSRELLKKLKLAGVGERPVVWVAHSMGGLLVKKMLLDASEDPDMQGLLKNTKGIMFYSVPHRGTFMAEYSVNVRYLLFPSVEVRELCKDSPALRNLNENFLNMAKEKEFKVLSFAETLPTNIGPMIKILVVPTQSANLGIGELIEVDVDHLNICKPEKKDSFLYKRSLQFIMEALQSYISH; this is encoded by the exons ATGTCTGGTGCAGCTCTACGTTTGATCCACTGTCGGAGACTGAGCACAGCTGGGTCTCCTGGAGTCAGGAAAGTGCTTCAGTGGAAAGATTTAA GGAAGATTGCTAAAGTAACTGGTGCAGTTGTCTCGGG GGGCTGTCTTTTTATCACTTATGAAGTGGTGGCCTTGGACAAAGCTGTGACCATTGACACTAGTGCAATTCTTCAGGAGAAGTACAAGTCTTACATCTATCTGAGAGCCACTCCCTTTGATGAAAAGGAGAACCTTACTGCAG GGCTCACACACAAAGCAAGGAGGGAACTCCATAAAGCAGCAAGGCGGTTTCTGGAAATATCATCTAGGGTTTTGCTGCGATCAATAGACG AGCACTTCAGCCATGGAGATGCAGACCCACATGAGGTGGCATTATGGGTCTTACTGAAGAGGACACTGTCAGCCAATAAAGCCATCAGACTACAGGCTATTCAGGAGCTTGCAGAAAATCACCACTGGCACg ACTACCAGTACCAGACAGCAGCCCAGGTTATAGACCAGCGAACAGCAGTGGGCCTGGCCCGAACTCCTCAGGTAGACCTTCGATTCTTCCTGCGCTCACCTGCACTGCCTGACTTGGAGGAT GGTTTGTCGGCAGAGGATGGACTGAGGCAGCTGCTGGCGTCTCTGCCTCAGTCTGAGGTGGACCAATGTGTTCAGTACTTCACCTCACTGGCCCTCAGAGAGAGCACCCAGTCCTTGGCGGCACAACGG GGTGGTCTGTGGTGCTTTGGAGGTAATGGGCTGCCTTACGCCCAGAGCCTCACCTCTGTTCCCTCTGAGAAGGTGGAATCCTTCTGCCTACAAGCACTGGTACAGCACTCAAAG GTCCGGAGCCACTGTGACCACATAGTTGCCAGCGGGggtctgcagctcctccagagggTTTATCAGCTCCGTAGAGACTCCCTGAAGATTCAGAGGAACATCGTTCGTATCATAGGAAATTTGGCACTCAATGAGAGTGTTCACCAGGCCTTATCCCAGTCTG GCTGGATATCTGTCCTGGCTGAGATGATGCAGTCTCCTCATGTCATGCAGGCGTCTCATGCAGCCCGTGCTCTGGCCAACCTGGATAGGGAGACGGTGAAAGAGAAATACCAAGACGGCGTCTATATCCTCCACCCGCAAACGCGTGACAA TCAGCCAATCAAAGCAGACGTGCTCTTCATCCATGGGATTCTCGGGGCAGCTTTTAAGACGTGGAGGCAGAAGGACCGCGATGTGttagaggaagagaaggaggcagAAAGCCAGGACAACTACACAGAGTGCTGGCCAAAG TCATGGTTGGCTGCCGACTGTCCAAATCTGAGAGTACTAACAGTGGAGTATGACAGTCACCTCAGTGACTGGATGGCCAAGTGTCCCGTTGAGAATCAGAG GATGTCCTTGGCCTACAGAAGTCGAGAGCTGCTAAAGAAGTTAAAGCTGGCAGGAGTTGGAGAGAGGCCTGTGGTCTGGGTAGCCCACAGTATGGGAG GATTACTTGTGAAGAAAATGCTGCTGGATGCCTCAGAGGACCCAGATATGCAAGGACTGTTAAAGAACACCAAGGGCATCATGTTCTACAGTGTTCCTCACCGCGGCACCTTTATGGCAGAGTACTCGGtcaatgtcagatatcttctcTTTCCCTCTGTAGAAGTCAGAGAACTGTGCAAAG ACTCACCAGCACTGCGCAACCTGAATGAGAACTTCCTGAACATGGCCAAAGAAAAGGAATTCAAGGTGCTGAGCTTTGCAGAGACACTGCCAACAAACATTGGTCCCATGATCAAGATACTGGTGGTACCAACACAGTCAGCAA ATCTCGGCATCGGGGAGCTCATCGAGGTGGATGTAGATCATCTGAACATCTGCAAGCCAGAGAAGAAGGACTCATTTCTGTACAAGCGCAGCCTCCAGTTCATTATGGAAGCACTGCAGAGCTACATCAGCCACTGA
- the gtf2h5 gene encoding general transcription factor IIH subunit 5, with protein sequence MVNVHKGVLVECDPAMKQFLLYLDEKMALGKKFILKDLDDTHVFILAEVVQTLQERVGELMDQNSFTMTQK encoded by the exons ATGGTCAACGTACACAAAGGTGTCCTTGTTGAATG CGATCCTGCCATGAAACAGTTCCTCCTCTACCTGGATGAAAAAATGGCCCTGGGAAAGAAGTTCATCCTCAAGGACCTTGACGACACACACGTCTTCATCCTGGCGGAGGTGGTTCAGACCCTTCAGGAGAGAGTTGGCGAGTTAATGGACCAGAACTCATTCACCATGACGCAGAAATAA